One Ignavibacteriales bacterium genomic region harbors:
- a CDS encoding T9SS type A sorting domain-containing protein, with amino-acid sequence MRNFSTMFFICLLTLLFAGTLSAQWVQTSLDSVGVNCFAVLGTNLFVGADSGGVFRSTDDGDNWQDVNSGLIDFDVRSFATMGTKLFAGTYGRGVFLSTDDGTSWNAVNTGLTNKYVRSFIVFGTDLFAGTGSNTSGYVFLSTDEGANWTEVSSGLPNTPIYSLAVQGSNLFAGTGGYAHGYGVYISTDHGGSWSAANSGLPSDTRVYALAAKESTLFAGTDDGIYLSTDNGGSWTALNAGLPILVRGRALAIDSTNLFAGIAKPSGDKGVYFSTNTGTTWTEVNLGLTDLGIRSLIVHGSNLYAGTTTGGVYRRPLSEFFIHTITASAGPYGTIKASGLVTVENGGSMNFTITPNDGYYVDSLIVNDLKTDSTTSYTFLNVTGNHTIRATFAMCLSTQDINVNSKWNIVSVPSNVTDYSVGNLFPSALTLAYAYMDGYYEESRLINGAGYWLKFNGSQSIQITGCDLSSVSIDVIPGWNLIGSIGVPVATNSITSYPQSLITSGFFGYREGYFITDTIQPGSGYWVKVNEDGTLFLNASLSSTNAVNIIRIVPSGDQPPEAPNENETVNIIPPTYGLSQNYPNPFNPTTTFAFTLPSTSFVSLKVFDVLGREVDTILSKELAAGAYSQQWNTQDISSGIYFYRLQAGNYVETKKLVLVR; translated from the coding sequence ATGCGTAATTTTTCTACTATGTTTTTTATTTGCCTGCTCACTTTGCTATTTGCAGGCACACTTTCCGCCCAATGGGTGCAAACATCTCTTGATAGTGTCGGCGTTAATTGTTTCGCTGTCTTGGGTACAAATCTCTTTGTCGGTGCCGATAGCGGCGGAGTGTTTCGCTCCACCGACGATGGTGACAATTGGCAAGATGTGAATTCAGGTCTCATAGATTTTGACGTTCGTTCTTTTGCAACAATGGGTACCAAACTCTTTGCCGGTACGTATGGCAGGGGCGTATTCCTCTCGACTGATGATGGTACTAGCTGGAATGCAGTCAACACCGGGCTGACTAACAAGTATGTGAGGTCGTTTATTGTTTTCGGAACCGATCTTTTTGCGGGAACCGGAAGCAATACGAGCGGATATGTTTTTCTTTCTACTGACGAAGGCGCAAATTGGACTGAGGTCAGTTCGGGTCTGCCAAATACACCCATCTATTCTCTTGCTGTTCAGGGATCGAATTTGTTTGCGGGGACTGGTGGCTATGCTCATGGTTATGGTGTGTATATTTCCACAGATCACGGAGGAAGTTGGAGTGCTGCAAACTCAGGGTTACCAAGCGACACTAGAGTATATGCTCTTGCCGCCAAAGAATCAACCCTCTTTGCTGGAACCGATGATGGCATATATCTTTCCACCGACAACGGCGGGAGCTGGACGGCACTCAATGCAGGTCTACCTATACTTGTGCGTGGACGTGCTCTTGCCATCGATAGTACAAATCTTTTTGCAGGCATTGCTAAACCTTCTGGGGATAAGGGTGTCTACTTTTCCACTAACACTGGTACAACATGGACCGAAGTAAACTTGGGTCTCACCGATCTTGGAATTCGATCCCTTATCGTTCATGGTTCAAATCTTTATGCCGGTACAACAACTGGTGGAGTATACAGAAGACCCTTAAGCGAGTTTTTCATCCATACAATTACTGCAAGTGCAGGACCGTACGGCACAATCAAAGCCTCGGGATTAGTAACGGTAGAAAACGGAGGCAGTATGAACTTTACAATCACGCCTAATGATGGTTACTATGTTGATAGTCTGATAGTCAATGATTTAAAAACTGATTCGACAACAAGCTACACATTCTTAAACGTTACAGGCAACCATACGATTCGTGCTACGTTTGCCATGTGCCTGTCAACCCAGGACATTAATGTCAATAGTAAATGGAACATTGTCTCGGTACCTTCTAATGTAACTGATTATAGCGTGGGGAACCTCTTTCCCAGTGCACTCACTCTTGCATATGCTTACATGGATGGATATTACGAGGAATCAAGACTTATTAATGGAGCCGGTTACTGGTTGAAGTTTAACGGATCACAAAGTATACAGATAACAGGGTGCGATCTATCTTCAGTTTCGATTGACGTGATACCCGGCTGGAATCTCATCGGATCTATTGGTGTGCCCGTTGCGACTAACTCCATCACTTCATATCCTCAGAGCTTGATTACTTCCGGGTTCTTTGGGTATAGGGAAGGATATTTTATTACAGATACAATACAACCGGGGAGTGGATATTGGGTGAAGGTAAATGAAGATGGAACATTATTCTTGAATGCATCTTTGAGTTCGACAAATGCCGTAAATATAATCAGGATTGTACCATCAGGAGATCAACCCCCCGAAGCGCCAAATGAGAACGAAACAGTGAATATTATACCGCCGACATACGGTCTGTCACAAAATTATCCGAATCCATTCAATCCAACCACGACATTCGCATTTACCCTTCCATCTACCTCTTTTGTTTCATTAAAGGTGTTCGACGTGTTAGGAAGAGAAGTGGATACGATTCTTTCAAAAGAGTTGGCTGCCGGAGCTTATTCACAGCAATGGAATACCCAGGATATATCGAGCGGAATATATTTTTATCGGCTACAAGCAGGTAATTATGTTGAAACGAAGAAACTCGTTTTGGTGCGGTGA
- a CDS encoding serine hydrolase translates to MKITSLTLCFVIAVLFIRNGYDDAVAQEYPKDQIQASQNSDTHNRHVTALNSPAYLNLSSDLDSFIVATMNTYHIPGVSASIIRDGKIIWTGAYGYANIENNIKVTDSTLFLVASLSKPVTATALMQLWESGRFKLDEDVNRYLPFQVRNPLYPNDSITFRMILTHTSSILDNWTILYSITTWGSDSPIPLNYFLNNYLSPGGAYWNASNYNTLAPLQSYNYSNVGATLIGGLVETIANTPFEKYCHDSIFVPLGMNNTSFFLNNLDTNNIALPYYYSGGTYQSYGHYGNPIYPAAHLRTSAPQLARFLIAFMQNGQIDGIRILDSSTVDSMTTVQYPALQNEQGLIWFIYSSTTPGFGTYKFCGHNGSYPGIRTGMDYTLEKDKHIGVVVLTNGESDAGRNIIWDALYRFGDTVQTSIVDDLNKLPEQFYLSDNYPNPFNPSTTIEYQLPHRSFVMLKVYDVLGREVMMLRNENEEPGYKSVKWDANGLPSGVYYYRLQAEDYIETKKLLLLK, encoded by the coding sequence ATGAAAATTACCTCTCTCACACTTTGTTTCGTAATAGCCGTTTTGTTCATCAGAAATGGCTATGACGATGCAGTAGCTCAGGAGTATCCAAAAGACCAGATCCAAGCAAGTCAAAATAGCGATACTCACAACCGACACGTTACCGCGCTAAATTCTCCTGCTTATCTTAATCTTTCTTCTGATCTTGATTCGTTCATCGTTGCAACAATGAATACATATCATATTCCCGGAGTATCGGCATCTATAATCAGAGACGGTAAAATTATTTGGACAGGCGCATACGGTTATGCGAACATTGAAAATAATATAAAAGTTACCGATTCAACATTATTTCTTGTTGCATCTCTTTCAAAACCTGTTACGGCTACCGCCCTTATGCAACTCTGGGAATCGGGTCGGTTTAAATTAGATGAGGATGTCAATCGCTATCTTCCTTTTCAAGTACGGAATCCTTTATACCCGAATGATTCAATAACATTTCGAATGATCTTAACGCATACTTCGAGCATTTTAGATAATTGGACGATCCTTTACTCGATTACTACCTGGGGGAGCGACTCTCCCATACCGCTTAATTATTTTCTTAACAATTATCTTTCACCGGGTGGTGCATATTGGAATGCATCTAATTATAATACTCTGGCACCACTGCAATCATATAATTACTCGAATGTCGGTGCTACACTGATTGGTGGTTTAGTTGAGACTATTGCCAACACTCCCTTTGAAAAATACTGCCACGATTCTATATTCGTTCCGTTAGGTATGAATAACACATCGTTTTTTTTGAATAACTTAGATACAAACAATATAGCGTTACCATATTACTACAGCGGAGGAACATACCAATCGTACGGACATTATGGAAATCCAATTTATCCCGCTGCTCATTTAAGAACGAGCGCACCACAATTAGCCCGTTTCTTAATCGCTTTTATGCAGAATGGACAAATAGATGGAATTAGAATTTTAGACAGCAGCACTGTTGATTCGATGACAACCGTTCAATACCCTGCTCTTCAAAATGAGCAAGGATTGATATGGTTCATCTACTCATCAACAACACCCGGGTTTGGAACGTATAAATTCTGTGGTCATAACGGGTCATATCCCGGCATTAGAACCGGAATGGACTATACGCTTGAAAAAGACAAACACATTGGTGTTGTGGTCTTAACGAACGGAGAATCGGATGCCGGAAGGAACATCATTTGGGATGCCCTCTATCGTTTCGGCGACACTGTACAAACCAGTATAGTTGACGATTTAAACAAACTTCCGGAACAATTTTATTTATCGGACAATTATCCGAATCCGTTCAATCCAAGCACCACCATTGAATACCAATTGCCGCACAGGTCATTTGTAATGCTCAAAGTATATGATGTACTTGGCAGGGAGGTGATGATGTTGAGAAACGAAAATGAAGAACCAGGGTACAAATCGGTAAAGTGGGATGCGAATGGATTACCGAGTGGTGTTTATTATTATCGTTTGCAGGCGGAAGATTATATTGAAACTAAGAAATTATTGTTACTAAAATAA
- a CDS encoding glutamate--tRNA ligase encodes MNNLNQIRVRFAPSPTGYLHVGGLRTALYNYLFARKNKGVFVLRIEDTDRARYVEGAVENLIDTLHWCGLDYDEGPNKEGEFGPYIQSERLKIYHEYAERLIQTGHAYNCFCTSARIEELREEQQKRNDQTKYDKHCLKLSKDDVQSKLKENIPHVVRLNVNSDKKVIVDDIIRGRVEFDSNLIDDQVLIKSDGYPTYHLANVVDDHLMKISHVIRGEEWLPSTPKHVLLYEAFGWELPLFAHLPLLLNPDKSKLSKRQGDVAVEDYRTKGYLRESLVNFVALLGWNPGTEQEIFSLEGLMNSFSLESVNKAGAVFNIEKLNAFNFEHLRLKSDKDVLAILKELLGKSKFANHNWSDDSLLLIIEAMRPRISFVKDIIENSHYFFEAPLTYDEEVLKKRWKEDSSQQLEILIEEFSKLNNPSKEQYEEALHTAANKLAIGNGKLIHGVRLAVSGVGGGPGLYDMLYILGKDETIRRIRTAIERLK; translated from the coding sequence ATGAATAATTTAAATCAAATACGAGTCAGATTTGCTCCGAGTCCAACGGGTTACTTACATGTCGGTGGACTACGCACGGCGTTATATAACTATCTCTTTGCTCGAAAGAACAAAGGTGTATTCGTACTCCGCATAGAAGACACAGATCGCGCAAGATATGTTGAGGGTGCTGTGGAAAATCTAATTGACACGCTACATTGGTGCGGTCTCGATTATGATGAAGGACCGAATAAAGAAGGAGAGTTCGGTCCGTACATTCAATCTGAACGTTTAAAAATATATCATGAGTACGCGGAACGATTGATACAAACCGGTCATGCATATAACTGCTTTTGTACATCCGCTCGGATAGAAGAATTACGTGAAGAACAACAGAAGCGAAACGACCAAACGAAATATGATAAACATTGTTTGAAACTCTCGAAGGATGATGTTCAATCCAAGTTGAAAGAAAATATTCCTCACGTAGTGCGATTGAATGTAAATAGCGATAAGAAGGTAATTGTGGATGATATCATTCGCGGAAGAGTGGAGTTCGATAGCAATTTAATTGATGATCAGGTTTTGATAAAGAGTGACGGATACCCAACATATCATCTCGCAAATGTTGTGGACGATCATCTGATGAAAATTAGTCATGTGATACGTGGTGAAGAATGGCTTCCATCCACACCAAAACATGTTTTACTCTACGAAGCGTTCGGTTGGGAATTACCACTATTTGCGCATCTTCCATTGCTTCTGAATCCTGACAAATCCAAGCTTAGCAAAAGGCAGGGTGATGTTGCGGTTGAAGATTACCGGACGAAAGGTTATCTGAGAGAATCGCTCGTCAATTTTGTTGCGCTTCTCGGCTGGAATCCCGGAACAGAGCAGGAAATATTTTCGCTTGAAGGTTTAATGAATTCATTTTCTTTGGAAAGTGTCAATAAAGCCGGCGCGGTTTTCAATATCGAAAAATTGAATGCTTTTAACTTTGAGCATCTGCGTTTAAAAAGCGATAAAGATGTTCTTGCAATATTGAAAGAACTTCTTGGGAAATCGAAATTTGCCAATCACAATTGGAGCGATGACTCGTTATTGCTGATTATCGAAGCCATGCGGCCGAGAATATCATTCGTGAAAGATATAATCGAAAACAGTCATTATTTTTTCGAAGCACCCTTGACGTACGATGAGGAGGTTTTGAAAAAGAGATGGAAGGAAGATTCGTCTCAGCAATTGGAAATATTGATCGAAGAGTTTTCAAAATTAAACAACCCTTCTAAAGAGCAATACGAAGAAGCCCTTCACACTGCTGCGAATAAATTGGCGATAGGAAATGGAAAACTTATACACGGTGTCCGGCTCGCTGTATCGGGAGTCGGCGGTGGACCAGGTTTATATGATATGCTTTATATTTTAGGGAAAGATGAAACGATAAGAAGAATCAGAACTGCAATTGAAAGATTGAAATAA
- a CDS encoding glutamine--tRNA ligase/YqeY domain fusion protein, producing MIESDPIEKSDSAAPKPTNFIRDIIDEDLKTNKYEGRVHTRFPPEPNGYLHIGHAKSICLNFGIARDYNGLTNLRFDDTNPSKEEIEYVESIKEDVKWLGFDWGYREYYASDYFDQLYAYAIQLIKKGVAYVCELTGDQIREYRGTLTAPGKDSPYRNRSIGENLDLFERMKNGEFPDGSKTLRAKIDMSSPNINMRDPIIYRILHEAHDRTGDKWCIYPMYDWAHGQSDSIEKITHSICTLEFEDHRPLYDWFIEQLGIYHPQQIEFARLNLSYTVMSKRRLLQLVEDRNVTGWDDPRMPTICGLRRRGYTPESIRYFAERIGIAKRENMIDVALLEDSLREDLNKRSLRTMAVLKPLKVIIDNYPDGKVELLDAVNNPEDEKMGTRKIPFSKVLYIEQDDFMEDPPKKFFRLTPGNEVRLRYAYIIKCVGVVKNPVTGEITELHCTYDPETKSGAGQSQRKVKGTIHWVSASHTVGAEVRLYDRLFNVENPSGDDWKSHLNPASLTILSNCKMEQSLINAKKQDRFQFERLGYFCVDHDSTPANLIFNRTVTLKDTWAKIAKLS from the coding sequence ATGATCGAGAGTGACCCAATAGAGAAATCAGATTCTGCGGCGCCAAAGCCGACTAATTTTATACGCGATATAATCGATGAAGATTTAAAAACTAATAAATATGAGGGACGTGTTCACACACGATTTCCTCCTGAACCAAACGGTTACCTTCACATCGGGCATGCGAAATCTATCTGTCTGAATTTCGGAATAGCACGTGATTATAACGGTCTAACAAATTTACGGTTCGATGATACAAATCCATCGAAGGAGGAAATCGAATATGTAGAATCAATCAAAGAAGATGTGAAGTGGCTTGGATTTGATTGGGGATACAGGGAATATTACGCATCGGATTATTTCGATCAGTTGTACGCATATGCGATTCAATTAATCAAAAAAGGTGTAGCTTATGTGTGTGAATTGACGGGTGATCAGATTCGTGAGTACAGGGGAACACTCACAGCACCCGGGAAAGATAGTCCGTACCGCAACAGAAGCATTGGAGAGAACCTCGATTTATTCGAACGGATGAAAAATGGAGAATTCCCGGATGGTTCAAAAACACTTCGCGCTAAAATCGATATGTCATCACCGAATATCAATATGCGCGACCCGATAATCTACCGCATTCTTCATGAGGCACACGACCGTACCGGTGATAAATGGTGCATCTATCCGATGTATGATTGGGCGCATGGGCAATCTGATTCGATTGAAAAAATTACTCATTCGATCTGCACGCTCGAATTCGAAGATCACAGACCTTTGTATGATTGGTTTATAGAACAGCTTGGCATCTATCATCCGCAGCAGATTGAATTCGCGCGTTTAAATTTAAGCTATACCGTAATGAGCAAACGGCGTCTGCTTCAATTGGTGGAGGATAGAAATGTAACCGGCTGGGACGATCCAAGAATGCCAACAATATGCGGATTGCGGCGGCGGGGTTATACGCCGGAATCTATCAGGTATTTTGCTGAACGCATCGGTATTGCCAAGCGTGAAAATATGATCGACGTAGCGCTGTTGGAAGATAGTTTACGTGAAGATTTAAACAAGCGTTCTTTGAGAACGATGGCAGTTCTAAAACCTTTGAAAGTGATCATCGATAATTATCCGGACGGCAAAGTTGAATTGCTCGACGCGGTAAATAATCCTGAAGATGAAAAGATGGGAACGAGGAAGATACCGTTCTCGAAAGTATTATACATCGAGCAAGATGATTTTATGGAAGATCCGCCGAAGAAATTCTTCCGTCTCACTCCCGGGAATGAAGTACGCCTCCGCTATGCATACATCATAAAATGTGTCGGTGTTGTGAAGAATCCGGTTACGGGAGAGATTACGGAACTTCATTGCACTTACGATCCTGAAACGAAGAGCGGTGCGGGTCAATCTCAGCGCAAAGTGAAAGGAACAATACATTGGGTATCTGCGTCACATACTGTTGGTGCCGAAGTTCGTTTATACGACAGGTTGTTCAATGTTGAAAACCCGAGCGGAGACGATTGGAAAAGCCATCTCAATCCGGCGTCACTTACAATATTATCGAATTGTAAAATGGAGCAATCTTTGATAAACGCGAAAAAGCAAGATCGTTTTCAATTCGAGCGTCTCGGATATTTTTGCGTAGATCACGATTCAACCCCCGCGAATCTTATTTTCAACAGAACAGTTACATTAAAAGACACCTGGGCTAAGATTGCGAAATTGTCATAA
- the folB gene encoding dihydroneopterin aldolase, whose protein sequence is MPQKDIIRIKNASFYAYHGVASDEQNLGGKFEVDVEIHADLSASFDTDELKETVNYESVYSFIKNAVTRRKHYLLESLASEIARGLLKEFQVIDLVRVTVRKPHPPVKGVIDYVEVEVVEPRS, encoded by the coding sequence ATGCCCCAGAAAGATATCATCAGAATAAAGAATGCTTCGTTTTACGCCTATCATGGCGTTGCGTCTGACGAGCAAAATTTAGGCGGTAAGTTTGAAGTTGATGTTGAAATTCATGCCGATTTATCGGCATCATTCGACACCGACGAGTTGAAGGAAACGGTGAATTACGAATCGGTTTATTCGTTCATTAAAAATGCTGTTACACGCCGGAAGCATTATTTGTTAGAGTCGCTCGCGTCCGAGATAGCACGCGGTTTATTGAAAGAATTTCAGGTGATCGATCTGGTGAGAGTCACTGTTCGGAAACCGCATCCGCCTGTTAAAGGTGTTATTGATTATGTAGAAGTTGAAGTAGTGGAACCACGTTCATAA
- the folK gene encoding 2-amino-4-hydroxy-6-hydroxymethyldihydropteridine diphosphokinase, with the protein MYQVYLGLGTNLGDRIDNLSRAVDEITKIGPVDAVSSIYETEPVGMIEGENFLNLVLSIKTTDDPPLLLVRLKKIEKKIGGRPHHHMQSRIIDIDVLLYRGFEYKDHTVQVPHPQLHSRRFTLEPLNEIAPTAIHPTMEKTIATLLRQCRDQHKVIKSEYQLAQMIHQ; encoded by the coding sequence ATGTATCAGGTATATTTAGGATTAGGAACTAACCTCGGCGACCGCATAGATAATTTATCTCGCGCGGTTGATGAGATAACGAAAATCGGACCGGTTGATGCAGTCTCTTCAATATATGAGACGGAACCTGTTGGTATGATTGAAGGGGAAAACTTTCTCAATCTCGTTCTGTCTATCAAAACCACAGATGATCCGCCTTTACTTCTCGTGAGGTTGAAAAAGATAGAGAAGAAAATCGGTGGGCGGCCGCATCATCACATGCAATCGAGAATAATTGATATCGATGTTTTACTTTACCGTGGGTTTGAATATAAAGATCATACGGTACAAGTTCCGCATCCTCAGTTGCATTCGAGACGTTTCACCCTAGAACCATTGAACGAGATAGCTCCGACTGCCATCCACCCGACAATGGAAAAAACGATTGCAACACTTCTTCGCCAATGCAGAGACCAGCACAAAGTAATTAAAAGCGAATATCAATTGGCTCAAATGATTCACCAATAA
- a CDS encoding deoxynucleoside kinase, with translation MQTLIEQSELRHIAVEGVIGAGKTSLTKMLAEHLSGKIVLEKFEENPFLPKFYEDPERFAFQTQIFFLLNRYKQQQELVQADLFHRFLITDYIFEKDKIFAYLNLEDDELKLYESVLTAIEHTIPTPDLVVYLQSSVSRLMNNIRQRGRDIERNMSEQYIRDLNEAYNYFFFRYKSAPLLIVNSSQIDFVHNEAEFEDLLYEIFRPGKAPVEYYNPASLQR, from the coding sequence ATACAAACACTTATTGAACAATCCGAACTGCGGCACATAGCTGTAGAAGGCGTGATCGGTGCCGGAAAAACAAGTCTGACAAAAATGTTAGCTGAACACTTATCCGGGAAAATTGTTCTTGAAAAATTCGAGGAGAATCCTTTTCTTCCGAAATTTTACGAAGATCCCGAACGGTTCGCTTTTCAGACACAAATATTTTTCCTCCTGAACAGATACAAGCAGCAGCAGGAATTGGTTCAGGCGGATTTGTTCCATCGTTTTCTAATCACCGATTATATATTCGAAAAAGATAAAATATTCGCCTATCTTAACCTCGAAGACGATGAGCTCAAACTATATGAAAGCGTTCTAACCGCTATCGAACACACGATACCAACACCCGATCTCGTTGTTTATCTTCAATCGAGTGTATCGCGGCTGATGAATAACATTCGCCAGCGGGGAAGAGATATCGAGCGGAACATGTCGGAACAATATATCCGCGATCTGAATGAAGCGTATAATTATTTCTTCTTCAGATATAAATCGGCTCCTCTGCTGATCGTCAATTCATCACAGATCGATTTTGTACATAATGAAGCAGAGTTCGAAGATTTACTGTACGAAATATTCCGTCCGGGCAAAGCACCAGTGGAATATTATAATCCTGCGAGCTTACAACGATAG
- the nadA gene encoding quinolinate synthase NadA — MNASGLIPLDLESEINKLKKELNAVLLAHYYQESEIQDIADFVGDSLELSRKAASTDADVIVFAGVHFMAETAKILSPQKQVLIPDMNAGCSLAEGCPAPLFKQWRDAHPGYVSITYINCSAEVKALSDIICTSSNAEKIIRQIPADKKILFAPDKNLGNYLKKKTGRDMEIWQGTCVVHETFSLKKLIHLKSLYPDAKIIAHPECEEPVLDQSSFIGSTSALLKHVQQSADKTFIVATETGIIHQMEKACPEKTFIPAPPEESCACNQCPYMKLNTMEKVYLCMKNRTPEMILSDELIRKAAIPIKRMMEMSG, encoded by the coding sequence ATGAATGCATCCGGTTTGATACCGTTGGATCTCGAATCAGAAATCAATAAACTCAAGAAAGAGTTAAATGCGGTTTTACTCGCTCATTATTATCAGGAATCCGAGATACAGGATATTGCAGATTTTGTCGGCGATAGCTTAGAGCTATCAAGAAAAGCCGCATCCACAGATGCCGACGTTATTGTTTTTGCGGGAGTGCATTTCATGGCTGAGACGGCTAAGATACTCAGTCCGCAAAAACAGGTTCTCATCCCAGATATGAATGCAGGATGTTCATTAGCCGAAGGTTGTCCTGCTCCTTTATTTAAGCAATGGAGGGATGCTCATCCCGGATACGTTTCTATTACTTACATAAATTGCTCGGCTGAAGTCAAAGCATTGAGCGATATTATTTGCACCTCAAGCAATGCTGAAAAAATAATCCGACAAATTCCTGCTGATAAAAAAATACTATTCGCTCCCGACAAAAATCTGGGAAATTATTTGAAGAAAAAAACTGGTCGCGATATGGAGATATGGCAGGGGACATGCGTTGTTCACGAAACATTCAGTTTGAAAAAGCTTATTCATTTGAAATCGCTTTATCCTGACGCGAAGATAATTGCTCATCCTGAATGCGAGGAACCTGTACTGGATCAATCATCATTCATCGGCTCAACAAGCGCGTTGCTAAAGCATGTTCAGCAATCTGCAGATAAAACATTCATCGTTGCAACGGAGACCGGAATAATTCATCAAATGGAGAAAGCTTGTCCCGAAAAAACATTCATTCCAGCCCCGCCCGAAGAAAGTTGCGCCTGCAATCAATGTCCATATATGAAGTTGAACACGATGGAAAAAGTTTACCTCTGCATGAAAAACAGAACGCCTGAAATGATTCTATCTGATGAGCTGATTAGGAAAGCAGCCATCCCTATAAAGAGGATGATGGAAATGAGCGGGTGA